In Sporosarcina sp. PTS2304, a genomic segment contains:
- a CDS encoding DegV family protein — protein sequence MKIFADSACDLPWSFFEESEVELFPLSVLLSDKEYADIIEINSTEVFDAIRQGQQPKTSQASPEKMLNTWNELVASGEEGIYIAFSSQLSGTYQTAVMTSDQVKEENPSLNLVIIDSKCASLGYGLLVKEAVRLRDEGSSVQEIGQHIRTMAKHMEHLFTVEDLDYLAKGGRVSKASAFIGGLLNIKPLLHVEDGKLVPIEKHRGRKKVLRRMIEMMEERGSHLEQQTIAISHGDDLVAANEFKAMIEDVVQPKAIEIHQIGSVIGSHAGPGTLALFFLNKTE from the coding sequence ATGAAGATTTTTGCTGACAGTGCATGTGATTTACCGTGGTCTTTCTTTGAAGAGAGCGAAGTAGAACTTTTTCCGCTAAGTGTCTTACTGAGCGACAAAGAGTATGCAGATATTATAGAAATTAATTCTACAGAAGTTTTTGATGCTATACGTCAGGGGCAACAACCGAAAACTTCTCAAGCCTCACCCGAAAAAATGCTGAATACATGGAATGAACTTGTCGCATCGGGCGAAGAAGGAATTTATATCGCCTTCTCATCACAACTATCGGGTACTTATCAAACCGCTGTTATGACTAGTGATCAAGTAAAAGAAGAAAATCCATCATTGAACCTCGTCATCATCGATTCAAAATGCGCTTCACTTGGCTATGGTTTACTAGTAAAAGAAGCTGTACGGTTGCGTGATGAAGGAAGTAGTGTCCAAGAAATTGGACAGCATATTCGTACGATGGCAAAACATATGGAGCATTTATTCACTGTAGAGGATTTGGATTACTTGGCAAAAGGTGGTCGCGTTTCTAAAGCAAGCGCATTTATCGGGGGTCTGCTGAATATAAAACCATTGCTTCATGTAGAAGATGGTAAACTTGTGCCGATTGAAAAGCACCGCGGACGCAAAAAAGTATTACGGCGAATGATCGAAATGATGGAAGAGCGTGGAAGCCATCTTGAACAACAAACAATCGCGATCAGTCATGGAGACGATCTGGTAGCTGCTAATGAATTTAAAGCGATGATAGAAGACGTCGTCCAGCCAAAGGCAATCGAAATTCACCAAATCGGCTCAGTTATCGGTTCCCATGCCGGTCCGGGAACGCTCGCTTTATTTTTCTTAAATAAAACGGAGTAA